The DNA window tgtatgtgtcagTCCCGCCCTTGTGCAAATAGgcacagacagaggaagaggagagacgAAGAAGCAAAACTGACATTCTCTCCCCACAAGCTCCTCTAAGCTTGAAACGGACAAAGTGCGTGTAGTTTGCGTTCACCGGATTATTATGTAGGCTACAATATGAAATTTCAGCTGTGGCGTTCATCATTTAGCAGCGGTGCGGCGCCGCTGTTGAAAGCATATAGGGGAAACAATGAAGCACAAAAAAGACACAGCGATGTAAACCTGGAACTATGCTGTGATTTAAAATTATTTACGGGCCACCTGGCCGGTGATcccaatttatttttctgccaaACCCAAAATTTACCCCGCATTTGACATGGGTGTTAATTTTGGACCCTGACTACATTTGAGAACTAAACTGGAACAATCAAGTCTATAATACTAACCTACGCGCCAGTTCTAATAAAAGACTTTATGTCGGCTTACGCAGATGATGGCAGAAATAAAGTtagtcaggaaaaaaaagagctgctGAATATCTAGCCTACCCaactgaaaaaatgttaaaaacatgtcTTTCATTGACAAGATTGTATTCTAGGTTTTAAACAGCAACTAAAAGTCAAGCCTGGTTACTAACTTGAAAATTTCCATCCTGATCGATGAGTGTTTCTTCAGTATTATCTCCGTCCTGGATTGGCACTGTCTCTACATCGTGCGCCACTTCCTCTACAACTGACTCTTCCTCATATTTCACCCCAACAGCAGATGAATCATCAGCTTTTGAATGGTTGGGGGGTGTGCTGTCGAGTTGCGTTTCATTTCTGGCTTTATTTTTGTTGACTGAACCTTTAGGGCGCCCCCTTTTCCGTGTTGTGCCATCCTCACTTTTTACAATAATTCGGGGACGACCCCTTTTCCTTGGGGGTCCATCACTTGGGGTGTGTGGTGAGGATGGACTGGTAGGCAAACTTTTGCGTAAGTGAGCACCTTTCTTAGACTCGGATTTGCGAGGCCGACCACGGCTTCGGCGAGGGGCTGGTGGGGCTCCCTCCGGAGGATCAACACGTGCATATTTCCTCGGCCTTCCCAGTGGCTTCCATACTTTGGGCTTTTTCAGCTCTTCTGGTGACGGCAAAGGGTACTTCCTTGGCCTTCCCCTTTTAGCTGGTTGTTTTCTTGGTCGCCCACGCTTACCTCTTTTTATGGGGATGACTGATTCTGTTCTTTCAATCGGAACAAGTTCTCTCCGTGGGCGTCCTACCTTACCTTGCACCTTATATGCAGTGGGTTTCTTGTTTAAAGAGCCTTTTGGTCGACCTCTACCTCTCTTAGTTGGCTGTGAGCCACCTGAAACCTGTTTTTGTTGATGCTTGCTCTCATGTTTAATACTTTTTCTTggccttcctctccctctccgaGGCGTCTTTGAGATACCATTTGACACATCCTGCTCCTCCCCTTCACTGTTCACCTCTCTCTCAAGCCGGGGTCTCTTATTGGGAGAGCCCTTCGGTCGACCCCTTTTCCTAGGTGTTGCAGAACTGCCTTCATCCTCTGCACCACTTGTAACGGTTTCTGACTTGCGCTTCATGGATCCTTTAGGACGACCCCTTCCCCTTTTTGGTGTATCAGAACCACCATTCGGTAAATCTGCGGCAGCAGCCTTTTCAAGGGTGCTTTTGTTCAGAGACCCTAATGGCCTGCCTCTTTTCCTAGGAGAATGGTCTTCATTACTGGCCAGTTTCTTGGACCCTGACCCTTTCGGGTTTTCTTGACCCCTACCAGTTTGCACAGAATTATCAGCCTGGTCGTCTCCTGATCCttgctgtactgtgtgtgttgagagtTTTGGACGCCCTCTTCCCCTTGGGGGCGTTGTGGACTCTCCATTTGAAATGCCTGAAACCAGCTCCATTAGGTTTACATCTGTAACACAAACCTGCAACTTCTTAGAACCTTTTGGCCTCCCCGTTCCTCTTTTAGTTGGACTGTTGTTGGACATATCTACACTGGACTCTCCCTTACTCgcagcatcttcttcttctttctcagccattttcatttctttttccattgTGCTGCCTTCAGCTTGGACTGCTTCAGTTGGGTCTGCACCTGTACAATTACACATGGAAAagcattattcatttttattaaaaatcaatatGTACAAGaaagtagagctgaaacgattggtcaatcaattaatttagCCAATCCAAAAGTAGAAAAGTAACCAGACTATTTTGATAAGTTGTTTTAAACATACTTGGCAAACTTTCTCTAGTTCTAGCTTGTCCAGTGGGAGGACTTACTAGTTActagtccacaacccaaagatactcagaTTATTGTCATgatgaccaaaaaaaaaccagaaaatatattaacatttgaggagctggaatcCAAACAATTTATCGATAATTGAAATAGCcggtgattaatttaatagttgacaactaaaaTTGATtaaatcgactaatcgttgcagctccacTCCTGAGGTTCACCTGTGGCAGAGGGTCTGACAGAGAGTGGGCTTCAGAACACAAACAAAGCACCATCTAGAGGGCATGTATGGACAGGGACAGCAACTTCTACTTCTTGGGCTGATTGAAATTCAATTGAAGGTATTAGACTTTGTGCTATGGACACAGGAGGACTAACAGTGAATATCACACCAAACTCTGTCAAACACCTAAGGAAGGCTCATTAGGTTTTCCTTCCTGGGCCTGTAGAGCTCTTCCCTGAGGAAGCTTCCAGGGTGCCACCTGTCAGCACCTCTGGCC is part of the Thunnus albacares chromosome 19, fThuAlb1.1, whole genome shotgun sequence genome and encodes:
- the si:ch211-288g17.3 gene encoding chromosomal protein D1, whose translation is MEKEMKMAEKEEEDAASKGESSVDMSNNSPTKRGTGRPKGSKKLQVCVTDVNLMELVSGISNGESTTPPRGRGRPKLSTHTVQQGSGDDQADNSVQTGRGQENPKGSGSKKLASNEDHSPRKRGRPLGSLNKSTLEKAAAADLPNGGSDTPKRGRGRPKGSMKRKSETVTSGAEDEGSSATPRKRGRPKGSPNKRPRLEREVNSEGEEQDVSNGISKTPRRGRGRPRKSIKHESKHQQKQVSGGSQPTKRGRGRPKGSLNKKPTAYKVQGKVGRPRRELVPIERTESVIPIKRGKRGRPRKQPAKRGRPRKYPLPSPEELKKPKVWKPLGRPRKYARVDPPEGAPPAPRRSRGRPRKSESKKGAHLRKSLPTSPSSPHTPSDGPPRKRGRPRIIVKSEDGTTRKRGRPKGSVNKNKARNETQLDSTPPNHSKADDSSAVGVKYEEESVVEEVAHDVETVPIQDGDNTEETLIDQDGNFQLLLQTSLN